The genomic stretch TACTTTCAGATTAGGTGTGACGGTTGCTTTTCCTTCTTCGTTCAGTCGGTCGTCAAAAATTGTTTGCTGCTCGGAATAGAAACGCGCGGTGGGATCATCAAAGACATAACCGTCATATCCTTTGAACGAAGTAGATTGCTGATTGAGCGTTACATCCACCTGTGCCTGAAGATTTTTCGCGATGGCTCCGTGCAGCCATTTCACTTCCAGTTCGCCTTTTGTTTTTTCTGCATCGGCATAAATTTTTTCTTTTCCAAAATCCAATCGAATTTTCAGTCGGTTCGGCATGATAGTTTCAATCTTCACATCCTTGCTGAACGAAGCGCCTCCGACTTTAACACTCGCGTTCCAGTTTCCTGTAGGAGCTTCGTGATCAGTTGCAACCGCGAAACTGTAAAATCCGTTCAGCCCTTTGGTGGAAGTAATTTTTTTCACCACCTGCCATTTAGGATTTCTCAATTCGAAAGTCACGGGGTGATTTGCAGGAAGAGTTTGTTGCTTATCCTCAAGAATGAAAGACATAAAGAGCGAATCACCCGGGCGCCACACTCCCCGCTCACCATAAATAAATCCTTTCAAACCTTTTTCTACGGTTGCTCCGCCCACATCAAACATGCTGAGTGAAAGCGATGCTCCGTCTTCCAGTTTTAAATATCCACGCTGGTCGCCATTTTTCGCAACGAGCAGAAACGGAACTTTTTTCATGTTATCAATCTGCGCCATTCCTTCTCCGTTTGTTTTCACGGAAGAAATTAATTGTTGCTGATAATTATATAATTCAACATTCACGCCCGACTGCGGCTTGGTGGTTTTCAAATCGGTGACAAGGAAAGTCATTTGTCCGCTCGTTCCTTTTTTGGCAATGATTCCTAAATCAGAAGCAAGAATGTTTCTGCTTACTTCGTGATTCTTGTTGTAATAATAAAACGATGGCGTGCAGGGGTTTTCGCGATCAGCGTACTTATATCCTCCTCCACCTTCGTCTTCACCATAATAATCGCCTTCATAATAATCCTCACCGTAATAATCGTAATCGGAATAATAACTCTGCGACTGATCGTCATCATTTTCGTTCAGGTTAACCTCCTCATCCACTTCAGCAAGAGTTTTTTTATCGGCTGATTCTCCTTCGCAATGGCAAACGGCATGCTGCTTGCGGAAACCAAGCGTTACCTTATATATAGCACCCGGTTCGGCTTTCACCATATCGGATAAATCCATATAGTAAGTGCTCCATTTGTGAAGTTCCATTTCTGTTTTCGGATTCAGCGTGATGGTTTTTTTCATAATCATTCTTCCGACCCTTTTCAGTTCGCGCTCTCCGCCTAAATCATTCACCTGAAGAAACTGAGTGATATTGTTTTCAAAAATCTTCACCACTTTCACATCTACCGCTTTTAAACTCACAGCTTGAAATGGTAAAACAAATCCTTCGTTTGAGCTTGGGAGGATTACTCCTTTGCCTACAAATTGTATCTGTGGTTTTATTTCTTCAAATAAAACTTCCATCGTCATCTTCGCTTTGAGCGGATAGCCCAGAATATTTTTCACACCTGTTTCCACAGTCACAGTTCTCACACCTCCCTGCCTCGAAGCTGGATATGCTTTCACTTCGTTGCCTTCAATCATAAATTTGAGCGAAGTGCTTTCTCCGCTGAGGCGGATGAGTCCGTCAAGGACTTGATTATCCTGAAGTGGGTCTGAGAACTGGACAGAAATATATTGCTCGGGTTCCTGCACCACTTTTATGTCCATCACTTTGAAATCTCCCAGCGCGGGAATGACAAACTTTTGCGAGTTGGTGACTTCAACGCCAATCGGAGCGCCCGTCCAACTTATGTTCACTTCCATTTCTTTTTCTTTTCGCTCCACGCTGTCAATTACAAAGCGGTGTTTGTTTTCTTCCGCGTGTTCCCAAATCACTTTCAGCTTTCTTCCGCCTTCAGTTGCGGTGAGGATTTTTTCCACATCTCCGCTCTCAGCCACATCCGCAGTGGAAATCAATCCTGTTACGCGCTGCCAGATCATTTCTTTCTTGTCAATGGTTTTCATTCCGTCCACATACACTTCCATGGATTGTGTGATAACGGTAAAATAAAAATCAAAGTCCTCAAAGTCAGGCGGCACCTGCGCAACTTTCGAAAGATGAAAGGTGGCTTCATAATTTTGTCCGGATGGCAAACCATTCTTCGGGCGGAATTCAAGTGTGCGGTTGTCAACCCAAACGGTGGTTCCTTCAATGTTCGGGCTGAACTCGAAAAGTTCTTCTTCCAGCGGTTTGTTCAGTTCCACTCCGTTCACTTCGCTGGCGAGCAAAATGCGGACGGTGCTTTGCTTGGAAATGTATCCCGAAGTGAATGCGGAGATGTATTCGCTGAAAGCAGGATTGATTTTTTCAGCACGCATTTCGTTTCCACCTTTTTTCAGAAAGGGAATAGAAACAATTCCAATCACTGCGAGTGCAGTGAGGAAGAACATCGTTTTACGGTTCATGAAAAATAAGTTTAAGAGTTATGAGTTAATGAATTAATGAGTAATAAATCAATGAGGTTTAGGAGTTGTTGGAGGAACTGCAACAGGTTTTTCTTTTACTGCGTAATCATCTTTGTAAGTATATCTCACTTTCAGATTGTACGTAAACTGCGCAACCGGTTCAATCACGTTTGGATTAATAACGATGTCATAATTGTTGTAAGGAAGTTTATCGTAATACAAAGTTGCCTGTTTGGGCTGATAAGAAATGCTGGTGGATGACACACCGCTTTTCTTCAGCGCCTGCAAAGAAGAATTGTTGTAAGCAGTATAACTTCTGTAGCGTTCAATCGGATAAATGCTCTGCACATCTTCTCCCATCACCTGGAATTTTGGATTAAACTTAATGCCGACTTTCTTGTAATCATCTGCCTTTTGATTCAGAAGTTTGATAGAAGCATCGCGCAACGAATCATACACTGCGCTGATGTTGGCAACCACATAATCCACTTTGATGATGTCGTAAATCTCGCTCTTAGCGGCAAGTGTTACAATTTCATCCAGCGTTTCATTTTTCTTGTAGGCGATGTGAATGTTTTTCTTCAGTTCAAATCCGCTGGGAACTTCATTGTATTTCTTGCTGAAGATTTTTTTCTCGATGGAATATTCAAACACCGGCACCTGCGAAACGAAGTCAACAAATATATCTTCTTTCTTCACGGCTGATTTTGTGAGCAGTGCAACAAAGCTGTTGATGCGGTCATTGATCATGCGCTGGCAGGAATCAATTGTTTCTGCCGCCTGAGAAACTCCGAGCAGAACCACATACGAACTTGCCTTCACATTCATGAGCGAGCTGACACTCAGTTCGAAAACAGAATCCTTAATTATCCAGGCGTTGGCTGATGAAGTTGTGTAGTAAGTTTGTGTTTGCTGCTGGTAGTTGTAATTCTGTTCGTTGTACTTTGGCGCAGCGCTGATGGACGCTTTATAATTATCAGCCGCCTGATTGTAGGTGGCGTTGCCGGCCATCTGGGAAAACAGCATGTAAGATGTAAGAAGGCAGATGGCAGATGTGAGGAAAAGTTTTTTCATGATAAAGAAAAGTTTAGGAATTGGATTTCAAGTTTCGGTGGTGTAAAACGAGCGGAGAACGATTGAGTTGAAAAATATTTTGTGCGAATATAAATTTTCCTCAAACAGAGTCCCGCCCAAGTTTCTCAAACTGAGGTAAAAGTTTCCAACAAGATATTAGAAATATATCCAAGACATCCCCCAGTTTCGAAAAGCCGAAACTTTCCCCCTTTAGAAAGGGGGAATAAACTACAAATACATCACCTCTTTAACCGCCTTAACCACTTTTGAGGCATTGGGGAGGGATCTTTCAACCAAAATTCCTGAATAAGAAAGCGGAACATCTTCGCTGTTGACTCTGCGGACGGGAGCATCGAGGTAATCGAAGGCATTTTTCTGAACGTGATAAGCAATTTCGGTAGAAATATTGCCGAGAGGCCATGCTTCTTCCACCACCACAAGGCGGTTGGTCTTCTTCACGGATTCAACCACCGTTGCATAATCAATCGGGCGGATAGAGCGCAGGTCGATCACTTCGGCAGAAATGTTCTCTTTGGCAAGTTCATCAGCGGCTTTGTACACTTCCTTTATAATCTTTCCGAAACTCACTATGGTTACATCGCTTCCCGTACGCTTTATATCGGCAACACCAATCGGAATCAGGTATTCTCCTTCGGGAACTTCGCCTTTATCGCCATACATCTGTTCGCTTTCCATAAAAATCACAGGGTCGTTATCGCG from Bacteroidota bacterium encodes the following:
- a CDS encoding SIMPL domain-containing protein codes for the protein MKKLFLTSAICLLTSYMLFSQMAGNATYNQAADNYKASISAAPKYNEQNYNYQQQTQTYYTTSSANAWIIKDSVFELSVSSLMNVKASSYVVLLGVSQAAETIDSCQRMINDRINSFVALLTKSAVKKEDIFVDFVSQVPVFEYSIEKKIFSKKYNEVPSGFELKKNIHIAYKKNETLDEIVTLAAKSEIYDIIKVDYVVANISAVYDSLRDASIKLLNQKADDYKKVGIKFNPKFQVMGEDVQSIYPIERYRSYTAYNNSSLQALKKSGVSSTSISYQPKQATLYYDKLPYNNYDIVINPNVIEPVAQFTYNLKVRYTYKDDYAVKEKPVAVPPTTPKPH
- a CDS encoding pyruvate dehydrogenase complex E1 component subunit beta, giving the protein MKTLQFREALREAMSEEMRKDERVFLIGEEVAEYNGAYKVSQGMLAEFGAKRVVDTPIAELGFAGISVGAAMNGLRPIVEFMTFNFSLVAIDQVINSSSKMYNMSGGQFPMPIVFRGPTGSAGQLAAQHSNSFDNWFANCAGLKVVVPSNPADAKGLLKSAIRDNDPVIFMESEQMYGDKGEVPEGEYLIPIGVADIKRTGSDVTIVSFGKIIKEVYKAADELAKENISAEVIDLRSIRPIDYATVVESVKKTNRLVVVEEAWPLGNISTEIAYHVQKNAFDYLDAPVRRVNSEDVPLSYSGILVERSLPNASKVVKAVKEVMYL